TGTTTTGGATTTGCTCGCGCATCTGCTCGATCAGCACCTTGAGTTCCATCGCCACTTTTGACATTCCGCTGTCGACGGATTTGGAGCCGAGCGTATTGGCCTCGCGATTCAATTCCTGCATCAGGAAATCGAGGCGCTTGCCCACCGCGCCGCCGTGCTCGAGGATTTGCCGGGTTTCGCCCAGGTGTGTGCTAAGGCGCGTCAGTTCCTCGTCCACGTCGATTTTGGCGGCGAACAACGCGAATTCCTGGCGGATGCGATCGTCTTCGCGGTTGATCAGCGCTTCGGAAAGCCTGGATCCGAGCTTTTCCCGGTAGGCGGCGACGATTTCCGGAATACGCGGCGCCACTTCCGCCACCAGACGCTCCATTTTTTCGATGCGTTCCAACAATAAACCTTTGAGTTTTTCGCCTTCGCGCCGCCGGGTGGCGTTGAGCTCATCGAGCGCCTTGTGCAGCAGGCTGACGCAGGGTTCGCGCAGGTCTTCCGGGGACAAGCTGTCGCTTCCCAGCAAGCCGGGCCACCGCAGAATGTCGGCGACACTTAAGCTCCGCGCATCCGGCAGCGCAGCCCTCACGACCAGGTTCATTTCCACCAGTTGCTGCAAAAGTTCGGTATTGAGCTGTGGCGCGAGGGGTGTTCCCGCCGCTGACTCCAGGCTCAGGCGGCAATCCACCTTGCCGCGGGTGACGCCACTTATTATTACCTCGCGTAGCGCCGGTTCGAGCAGGCGCAATTCTTCCGGCAGCCGCAATTGCACATCCAGATAGCGGTGGTTGACCGAACGCAGTTCGAGATTGAGCGCGCCGCGTGTGAGTTCCCGGGTCGCCACGGCGAAGCCCGTCATGCTGTAAATCATGTGGTTTTCCGGTGCTTTACATTAACCGCGCAAATACCGACAATGATGGTCATTTCAAAACGATAGCATATTCTTACTAGGCATGACTCCACAATCCAATATGCCGCTTCCCAACGGCTACCAGCTGCTGAACTACCGTGTCGACAAGCCTTTGAGCCGCGGCGGCTTCAGCCTCGTGTACCGTGCCTTCGATGAGCACAACAGACTCGTCGCCATCAAGGAATATCTGCCGAGTGTGCTGGCGCTGCGCCGGGACGGCTATGCGGTGCGCGCCACATCCGCCGACAATCTCGCCACCTTCCACTACGGCATGCGCTGCTTTTTCGAGGAAGGCCGTGCGCTGGCGCGCATCATCCATCCCAACGTGGTGCGAGTGTTGAATTTCTTCCGTGCCAACGATACCGTGTATATGGTGATGCAGTACGAGCGCGGCCGCACGCTGCAGGAGCAAATCCAGCAGCACAAGCATACCCTTTCCGAAAATTTCATCCGCCACGTGTTCGGCCATCTGCTGAACGGCCTGCGTGAAGTGCACACGCACAAGCTTCTGCATCTCGACATCAAGCCGGCGAATATTTATCTGCGCGCCGCCGACGGCTCGCCGGTGCTTTTGGATTTCGGCGCGGCGCGCCAAACGCTTACCCTCGACAGC
The genomic region above belongs to Burkholderiales bacterium and contains:
- a CDS encoding YicC/YloC family endoribonuclease: MIYSMTGFAVATRELTRGALNLELRSVNHRYLDVQLRLPEELRLLEPALREVIISGVTRGKVDCRLSLESAAGTPLAPQLNTELLQQLVEMNLVVRAALPDARSLSVADILRWPGLLGSDSLSPEDLREPCVSLLHKALDELNATRRREGEKLKGLLLERIEKMERLVAEVAPRIPEIVAAYREKLGSRLSEALINREDDRIRQEFALFAAKIDVDEELTRLSTHLGETRQILEHGGAVGKRLDFLMQELNREANTLGSKSVDSGMSKVAMELKVLIEQMREQIQNIE
- a CDS encoding serine/threonine-protein kinase, which gives rise to MTPQSNMPLPNGYQLLNYRVDKPLSRGGFSLVYRAFDEHNRLVAIKEYLPSVLALRRDGYAVRATSADNLATFHYGMRCFFEEGRALARIIHPNVVRVLNFFRANDTVYMVMQYERGRTLQEQIQQHKHTLSENFIRHVFGHLLNGLREVHTHKLLHLDIKPANIYLRAADGSPVLLDFGAARQTLTLDSPRLKPMYTPGFAPPEQYKSLDLLGPWSDIYSVGASIFSCLASRAPQAADLRAQDDKYETAKKTFGGEYSDELLDIIDWCLRLDPQERPPSVFVLQKTLVKKPGKARKNNFLMGLRSRFGIGEADK